A DNA window from Melanotaenia boesemani isolate fMelBoe1 chromosome 6, fMelBoe1.pri, whole genome shotgun sequence contains the following coding sequences:
- the LOC121641399 gene encoding proline-rich protein 36-like, with protein sequence MCSCSLYPQPHPYPHPHNRSHTSHSKRGASALSHSQEELLPHCHSFSGGSRPKPLPPKPDSSQAKSGSQSNLSLSTQPTDHPPQPSPSPPQQPSMSPTSLPMAIPPPPSSSSVSPPAGVGMAAQAQAQASASAKLQYQRLRSVPQPRRFYSPHLPLKAKSLCSRRGSAHFSSLESEV encoded by the coding sequence ATGTGTTCCTGTAGCCTTTACCCCCAACCGCATCCTTATCCACATCCCCACAACCGCTCGCACACCTCCCACTCCAAAAGAGGAGCCTCAGCACTTTCCCATAGCCAAGAGGAGCTtctcccccactgccacagctTCAGCGGGGGCTCTCGTCCCAAGCCCCTGCCTCCAAAACCTGATTCCAGCCAGGCCAAATCAGGCAGCCAATCTAACCTCAGCCTCAGCACACAGCCTACAGACCATCCACCACAGCcctcaccatcaccaccacagcAGCCGTCCATGTCTCCTACCTCCCTCCCAATGGCCATCCCACCTCCGCCTTCGTCATCCTCTGTCTCACCACCAGCAGGGGTAGGGATGGCAGCCCAGGCCCAGGCTCAGGCTTCAGCCAGTGCCAAACTCCAGTATCAGAGACTGCGCTCTGTGCCACAGCCACGGAGGTTTTACTCTCCCCACCTGCCACTCAAAGCCAAGAGCCTGTGCTCACGTCGAGGGTCGGCCCACTTTTCCAGCCTGGAGAGTGAGGTATGA